A genomic stretch from Flavobacterium nitratireducens includes:
- a CDS encoding alpha-ketoglutarate-dependent dioxygenase AlkB family protein, protein MDLFNPEFNPKYNRLPKDGMVLYFGKVMDYHKAHFYFNRLLETIEWRNDEAIIFGQLITTKRKVAWYGDRNFKYSYSKITKEALPWTEELLALKQLAEEKTEETYNSCLLNLYHDGNEGMAWHSDAEKDLKKNGAIASMSFGAERKFAFKHKSTKETVSLFLENGSLLVMKDETQTHWLHRLPPSKKIAKARINLTFRTINTFETSL, encoded by the coding sequence ATGGATTTATTTAATCCCGAATTTAACCCAAAATACAACCGCTTACCCAAAGATGGAATGGTATTGTATTTTGGAAAAGTGATGGATTACCACAAAGCGCATTTTTATTTTAATCGTTTATTAGAAACAATTGAATGGCGTAATGATGAAGCGATCATTTTTGGCCAACTTATTACTACCAAAAGAAAAGTGGCTTGGTACGGGGATCGCAATTTTAAATACAGTTATTCAAAAATTACCAAAGAAGCCTTACCCTGGACCGAAGAATTACTTGCCTTAAAACAATTAGCCGAAGAAAAAACAGAGGAAACCTACAATTCCTGTCTGCTCAATTTATACCATGATGGCAATGAAGGAATGGCCTGGCATAGCGATGCCGAAAAAGATTTGAAAAAAAATGGTGCTATTGCATCGATGAGTTTTGGTGCCGAACGTAAATTTGCTTTCAAACATAAATCCACCAAAGAAACCGTGAGTTTGTTCTTAGAAAACGGAAGTTTACTAGTCATGAAAGACGAAACGCAAACCCATTGGCTCCATCGCCTGCCTCCAAGTAAAAAAATAGCAAAAGCCCGAATTAATTTGACCTTTAGGACTATCAATACTTTCGAAACCTCTTTATAA
- the nhaA gene encoding Na+/H+ antiporter NhaA: protein MKKTIKRLYKTDLFKEFFENEKSSGLVLIACTIVSLLLANSAFSTDYLHTWHMKIGTESLEYWINDGLMTIFFLLIGLELEREIYLGELSNIKEALLPIFAALGGMLVPAGIYLALNWGTVAQSGAGIPMATDIAFALGVLSLLGNSVPLSLKVFLTALAVIDDLGAILVIAIFYTKTIFWFNLGVAAVILLVLFILNRMKVRNLIPYLIGGVIMWYFMLNSGIHATITGVLLAFVIPFGDGSEKSVSYQLQHYLHKPVAFFILPLFALANTAIVLGSDIAETLHLHYSKGIMLGLIAGKPLGIALFSFLAVAIGLCKLPKDLKWKTIIGVGFLGGIGFTMSIFVTLLAFDDHHIINNAKFIILLSSLTAGIIGFIALKLNLRKK from the coding sequence ATGAAAAAAACAATTAAACGCCTTTACAAAACAGACCTATTTAAAGAATTCTTTGAAAATGAAAAATCCAGTGGACTGGTATTAATCGCCTGCACGATTGTTTCTTTATTGCTGGCAAACTCTGCTTTTTCAACTGACTATTTACATACTTGGCACATGAAAATAGGTACAGAAAGCCTTGAATATTGGATTAACGATGGCTTAATGACTATTTTCTTCTTACTCATTGGATTGGAACTTGAACGAGAAATCTACCTTGGCGAACTTTCTAACATCAAAGAAGCCTTATTACCCATATTTGCTGCTCTTGGAGGGATGTTAGTCCCTGCTGGTATTTATTTAGCGCTCAACTGGGGAACTGTGGCACAATCGGGAGCTGGAATCCCTATGGCTACTGACATTGCTTTTGCCTTAGGAGTCTTGTCTTTATTAGGAAACAGTGTTCCTTTATCCCTAAAAGTATTTTTAACTGCTCTTGCGGTTATTGACGATTTAGGCGCCATACTTGTGATTGCTATTTTTTATACTAAAACTATATTCTGGTTCAATTTAGGAGTTGCGGCAGTTATTTTATTGGTTCTTTTCATCCTTAATCGAATGAAAGTAAGAAACCTAATTCCTTACCTTATTGGTGGAGTAATTATGTGGTATTTTATGCTGAACTCAGGAATACATGCTACCATTACAGGGGTTTTATTGGCATTTGTAATTCCTTTTGGAGATGGAAGCGAAAAATCGGTTTCTTATCAATTGCAACATTATTTACACAAACCGGTAGCCTTTTTTATCCTTCCCTTATTTGCCTTAGCCAATACAGCTATCGTTCTAGGTTCAGATATTGCTGAAACATTACACTTACATTACAGTAAGGGAATCATGTTGGGTTTAATCGCTGGAAAACCATTAGGAATTGCCTTGTTTAGCTTTTTAGCAGTTGCTATTGGTCTATGTAAATTACCTAAAGACTTAAAATGGAAAACTATCATTGGGGTTGGTTTCCTAGGTGGAATTGGATTTACGATGTCCATTTTTGTAACCTTATTGGCTTTTGATGATCACCATATCATTAACAATGCTAAATTTATTATTTTACTCTCTTCACTAACCGCTGGTATTATCGGTTTTATTGCCTTAAAACTAAATTTACGAAAAAAATAA
- the yaaA gene encoding peroxide stress protein YaaA: MKIVISPAKSLNFERELPTAQFSQPSFLKESRQVHKVLKQQSPKELSELMAISDKLADLNWQRNKEWKTPFTTENARPAIYTFDGDVYTGLDAFTIPVEKLEVLQDKLRILSGLYGILKPLDLMQAYRLEMGTKLPIEDKKNLYDFWKTTLTNALNKELKKDELFVNLASNEYFSAIDAKALKVPVITPDFKDYKDGKLKMISFFAKKARGMMVRYIIDTQAETIEDLKGFNYEGYQFDANLSKGNHLVFTR; encoded by the coding sequence ATGAAAATAGTTATATCCCCTGCCAAATCGTTAAATTTTGAGAGAGAATTGCCTACGGCTCAGTTTTCACAGCCTTCTTTTTTAAAGGAATCTCGTCAAGTACATAAAGTTTTAAAACAGCAATCTCCAAAAGAATTATCCGAATTAATGGCTATTTCGGATAAGTTGGCTGATTTGAACTGGCAACGCAATAAAGAGTGGAAAACGCCTTTTACCACTGAAAATGCTCGTCCTGCCATCTATACCTTTGATGGAGATGTGTACACAGGTTTAGATGCTTTTACGATTCCGGTTGAAAAACTGGAGGTGCTTCAGGATAAATTACGAATTTTATCGGGCTTGTATGGTATTTTGAAACCATTAGATTTGATGCAAGCGTATCGATTAGAAATGGGGACTAAATTGCCTATCGAAGACAAAAAAAATCTTTATGATTTTTGGAAAACTACCTTAACCAATGCTTTGAATAAAGAATTAAAAAAGGATGAGTTATTCGTAAATTTAGCCAGCAATGAATATTTTTCAGCTATTGATGCCAAAGCGTTGAAAGTTCCTGTAATCACTCCTGATTTTAAGGATTATAAGGATGGTAAATTAAAAATGATTAGTTTTTTTGCCAAAAAGGCTAGGGGAATGATGGTGCGTTATATTATCGATACTCAGGCAGAAACGATTGAAGATTTAAAAGGTTTTAATTACGAAGGCTATCAATTTGATGCTAATTTGTCTAAAGGGAATCATTTGGTTTTTACTCGATAG
- a CDS encoding MDR family MFS transporter — translation MTVADDDLVEYGFRRVIITITAVLCALLEIVDTTIVNVALTDMRGSLGATLTDVAWVITAYAIANVIVIPMTSWLSQQFGRRNYFAVSIIIFTVSSFLCGNATNIWELVAFRFVQGLGGGALLVTAQTIITESYPVAKRGMAQAIYGMGVIVGPTLGPPLGGYLVDNFAWPYIFYINIPLGIIATLLTLSFVRSPKYGEKLKSNQVDWYGIILLATFIGSLQFVLEHGQQDDWFNDSSIVALSIISIFGLILFIWRQLVYKYPIVNLKVLKDSNLRIGTIMSFIMGFGLYGSTLIIPIYTQAILGWTATDAGLLLIPGSITTAIMMPFVGKMIQKGVPQSYMVAVGFLIFFIFTLSMYYNMTPDTGVEHMFWPLILRGVGLGLLFVPITTLSLSTLKGKNIGEGAAFTGMMRQLGGSFGIAIITTFITRLTQMHRVNLIANLDSTTFEVQQRIAQLQKGFMAKGYSINESLKKAYEVLDFSVIKQSTVLAYMDIFLYLGLLFLCCIPFILLIKKGKNKVNPADAMH, via the coding sequence ATGACAGTAGCAGACGACGATTTAGTAGAATATGGCTTTAGGAGGGTTATCATAACCATTACCGCAGTACTTTGTGCTTTGCTGGAAATTGTTGATACCACTATTGTCAACGTGGCTTTGACCGATATGAGGGGAAGCCTAGGAGCTACCCTAACGGATGTGGCTTGGGTAATTACTGCCTATGCCATTGCAAACGTTATTGTAATCCCTATGACAAGCTGGCTTTCGCAACAATTTGGAAGACGTAATTATTTTGCTGTATCGATCATTATTTTTACAGTTTCTTCTTTTTTATGCGGAAATGCTACTAACATTTGGGAATTAGTTGCCTTCCGATTTGTACAAGGTTTAGGAGGTGGCGCATTGCTGGTTACAGCCCAAACCATTATTACCGAAAGTTATCCTGTAGCTAAACGAGGAATGGCGCAAGCTATTTACGGAATGGGTGTAATTGTGGGCCCTACATTAGGGCCGCCATTAGGAGGATATTTAGTAGATAATTTTGCATGGCCTTATATTTTTTACATCAATATCCCTTTAGGAATTATTGCTACATTGTTAACCTTAAGCTTTGTAAGAAGCCCTAAATACGGTGAAAAATTAAAATCCAATCAGGTAGACTGGTACGGAATTATACTTTTGGCCACTTTTATTGGTTCTTTACAATTTGTTTTGGAACACGGACAACAAGACGATTGGTTTAATGATAGTTCAATTGTCGCATTAAGCATCATCTCTATATTTGGGCTCATTCTTTTTATCTGGAGACAATTAGTGTACAAATACCCAATTGTAAACTTAAAAGTATTAAAAGACAGTAATTTGCGAATTGGAACTATAATGAGTTTCATCATGGGTTTTGGATTGTACGGTTCAACATTGATTATTCCTATTTATACTCAGGCTATACTAGGATGGACAGCTACTGACGCTGGTTTATTATTGATTCCTGGTTCCATCACCACAGCGATAATGATGCCTTTTGTAGGGAAAATGATTCAGAAAGGTGTTCCTCAAAGTTACATGGTAGCAGTAGGGTTTTTAATCTTCTTCATTTTTACATTGAGCATGTATTACAACATGACTCCTGATACGGGTGTAGAACATATGTTTTGGCCTTTAATATTAAGAGGTGTTGGTTTAGGATTGCTTTTTGTACCTATCACTACCCTATCACTCTCAACATTAAAAGGAAAGAATATTGGTGAAGGAGCTGCTTTTACAGGAATGATGAGACAATTAGGTGGTTCGTTTGGTATTGCCATCATTACCACTTTCATCACCCGATTAACACAGATGCATCGTGTGAATTTAATAGCCAATCTTGACAGTACCACTTTTGAAGTACAACAAAGAATAGCTCAGTTGCAAAAAGGTTTTATGGCTAAAGGGTATTCGATTAACGAATCACTGAAAAAAGCTTACGAAGTACTTGATTTTTCGGTCATTAAACAAAGTACTGTTTTAGCCTACATGGATATTTTTCTCTATCTAGGTTTGCTGTTTTTATGCTGCATTCCTTTTATTTTATTAATCAAAAAAGGCAAAAACAAAGTCAATCCTGCCGATGCAATGCATTAA
- a CDS encoding HlyD family secretion protein: MEKKNTNKKFITIIGSLVLLGVIYGSYKYIHSLSHESTDDAQVEKYMTPIIPRVSGYISKVYIKDNDFVKKGDTLFTIDHKDYKLKIDEAEAALAAAQGNYEVSKADVGSILASVSVSDANVKSATGNIQTAKIKLGLATNDFNRYSNLYKNHTITKQQYEQALAAKQEAENQVRILEQQQRATAFQKSVTQAKSVVSDKQIDVASANIKKAQALLETAKLNLSYTVVTAAMDGQVSKIDLQPGQLVQPGQSLFYIINNNEAWVIANFKETQLNKMVAGQKVALKVDAYPDYEFKGTITSFSPATGSRFSILPPDNATGNFVKTIQRLPVKISIDATNDIEKVKLLRPGMNVEVDVHIK, encoded by the coding sequence ATGGAAAAGAAAAATACAAATAAAAAATTTATAACTATAATAGGTAGTTTAGTACTATTAGGTGTTATATATGGTTCTTACAAATACATTCATTCCTTATCTCACGAAAGCACAGATGATGCTCAAGTAGAAAAATACATGACTCCTATCATCCCTAGAGTTTCTGGTTATATTAGCAAGGTGTACATCAAAGACAATGATTTTGTAAAAAAAGGAGATACTTTATTTACGATTGACCATAAAGATTACAAACTAAAAATTGATGAGGCCGAAGCAGCATTGGCAGCGGCTCAAGGAAATTATGAAGTTTCTAAAGCTGATGTAGGTAGTATTTTAGCTAGTGTTTCGGTTTCGGATGCTAATGTAAAATCGGCTACTGGAAATATTCAAACTGCTAAAATCAAATTAGGATTGGCAACAAATGATTTCAACCGTTACAGCAATTTGTATAAAAATCATACGATTACCAAACAACAATATGAACAGGCTTTAGCTGCAAAACAAGAGGCTGAAAATCAAGTTCGCATATTAGAACAACAACAAAGAGCTACCGCTTTTCAAAAATCTGTTACACAGGCTAAATCGGTAGTATCAGACAAACAAATTGATGTCGCTTCGGCTAATATCAAAAAAGCACAAGCTTTATTAGAAACAGCTAAATTGAACTTGAGTTACACTGTAGTAACAGCAGCAATGGACGGACAGGTTTCTAAAATTGACCTTCAACCAGGACAATTGGTACAACCAGGGCAATCTTTATTTTACATTATCAATAACAATGAAGCTTGGGTAATTGCCAATTTCAAAGAAACACAATTGAACAAAATGGTTGCTGGTCAAAAAGTAGCTTTAAAAGTAGATGCTTATCCTGATTACGAATTCAAAGGAACCATTACCTCCTTTTCTCCTGCTACAGGTTCTCGTTTTTCTATTTTACCTCCAGATAATGCAACTGGTAACTTCGTAAAAACGATTCAGCGATTACCGGTGAAAATTAGTATTGATGCGACTAATGATATTGAAAAAGTAAAACTATTACGTCCTGGAATGAACGTAGAAGTAGATGTACATATTAAATAA
- a CDS encoding TolC family protein, translated as MKANYLLLFGVFILGIAPTNAQDKKSLSLEEAIRLAWEKSNEVTLANTKVMTKKHELQSVKNHRYPDLKASAQYQRLTKADIDLKSNDATNESGSQSKAPNVDQLVLGQITANLPIFSGFKLQNSIKVSDNLYQAETANALQTKEETAMQVINYYIALYQAEKTVELLTENYKSAAQRVKDFTELEKNEIVPKNDLLKTQLQLSKVKLSLDKAKSDLNVVNYELATLLKLNPETKIEVNESDLAILEMNTLPKDENPALENRKDLEALRFQEKASLASIKVARSGYYPSLSLLAGYTTLDLKNVVMVQNAMNFGIGLSYNISDIFKNGTEVKIAKSKAAELQNAENMLTDYIKIQVQKALENYDLALKQDEVYSQAVEQGSENYRIIKDKYDNGLADTNDLLEADVEQLSAKINKTVAKTNVIQKYYNVLAASGQLNQTFNLSKI; from the coding sequence ATGAAAGCTAATTATTTACTACTCTTTGGTGTTTTTATTCTGGGAATAGCTCCCACAAATGCACAAGACAAAAAGAGTTTGTCACTAGAGGAAGCCATCCGACTGGCTTGGGAGAAAAGCAATGAAGTTACTTTAGCCAATACCAAGGTAATGACTAAAAAACACGAATTACAATCGGTTAAAAACCACAGATATCCCGATTTGAAAGCTTCTGCTCAATACCAACGATTGACAAAAGCAGATATCGATTTAAAAAGTAATGATGCAACAAATGAAAGTGGTTCACAATCAAAAGCACCCAATGTAGACCAATTAGTACTTGGACAAATAACGGCCAACTTGCCTATTTTTTCTGGATTCAAATTACAAAACAGCATCAAGGTTTCGGATAATTTATACCAAGCAGAAACAGCCAATGCTTTGCAAACCAAAGAAGAAACGGCTATGCAGGTCATCAATTATTATATTGCCTTGTACCAAGCTGAAAAAACGGTTGAATTGCTTACTGAAAATTACAAAAGTGCAGCCCAACGTGTCAAAGATTTTACCGAATTAGAAAAAAACGAAATCGTACCTAAAAACGATTTGCTAAAAACACAATTGCAGCTTTCTAAGGTAAAATTGTCTTTAGATAAGGCAAAAAGCGATTTAAATGTAGTGAATTATGAATTGGCTACCTTATTAAAATTGAATCCAGAAACTAAAATTGAAGTGAATGAAAGTGATTTGGCTATTTTGGAAATGAATACACTTCCAAAAGATGAAAATCCAGCATTAGAAAATCGTAAAGATTTAGAAGCCTTACGTTTTCAAGAAAAAGCCAGTTTAGCTAGCATAAAGGTTGCTCGAAGTGGTTATTATCCTTCGCTATCACTTTTAGCGGGTTACACTACACTGGATTTAAAAAATGTAGTAATGGTGCAAAATGCCATGAATTTTGGAATAGGTCTTTCCTATAACATCAGTGATATTTTTAAAAATGGAACCGAAGTAAAAATTGCCAAAAGCAAAGCGGCCGAACTTCAAAACGCTGAAAACATGCTAACTGACTATATTAAAATTCAAGTACAAAAAGCATTAGAGAATTATGATTTAGCCCTAAAACAAGACGAAGTTTACTCACAGGCTGTTGAACAAGGCTCAGAAAACTACCGAATCATCAAAGACAAATACGACAATGGTTTAGCGGACACCAATGACTTATTAGAGGCCGATGTTGAACAATTAAGCGCTAAAATCAATAAAACGGTAGCCAAAACGAATGTAATTCAGAAATATTACAACGTATTAGCAGCTTCAGGCCAATTAAACCAAACTTTCAACCTTTCTAAAATATAA
- a CDS encoding TetR/AcrR family transcriptional regulator has translation MKTDFNEKQIQILLIAEKLFAENGFEKTSIRTIAKEADINIAMVSYYFGSKEKLLEALIIYRTSDLKIKIENLSHEKLDPVEKIDKLIELYINRIRCNKGIYRILHFEFSSEEKEDKLKVLNEVRDKNLKSLETIIHEGQEKGIFRKDVNIPLIPPTIMGTFFHFSMNKAYFKKLLNLETDEAFEEYLQTKFKTHIQQTIKALLTYES, from the coding sequence GTGAAAACTGATTTTAATGAAAAACAGATCCAAATTCTTCTGATTGCCGAAAAACTATTCGCAGAAAATGGATTTGAAAAAACTTCCATTCGAACTATTGCTAAAGAAGCCGATATTAATATCGCCATGGTTTCTTACTATTTTGGTTCTAAAGAAAAATTATTAGAAGCTTTGATTATTTACCGTACCTCGGATTTGAAGATTAAAATTGAAAATTTATCTCATGAAAAGTTAGATCCGGTGGAAAAAATAGATAAGCTCATTGAACTCTATATCAATCGAATCAGATGTAATAAAGGCATATACCGCATTTTACATTTCGAATTTTCCTCAGAAGAAAAAGAAGATAAATTGAAAGTCTTAAACGAAGTAAGAGACAAAAATTTAAAATCCTTGGAAACCATTATTCATGAAGGACAAGAAAAAGGAATCTTTAGAAAAGACGTAAATATTCCTTTGATTCCACCAACAATTATGGGTACGTTTTTTCACTTTAGTATGAACAAAGCTTATTTCAAAAAACTATTGAATCTCGAAACGGATGAAGCTTTTGAGGAGTACCTACAAACTAAATTTAAAACCCATATTCAACAAACAATAAAAGCACTGCTAACCTATGAAAGCTAA
- a CDS encoding DUF4494 domain-containing protein: MSAIWYECKVKYRKTDETGNQKMVGEIYLVDAISFTEAESRINEEMKAYVSEEFKIANIKVANYAEIHPFENADRWFKSKISLIAYDEESGKERKTNMYFLVQANDVKEAYDNTVHTMKGTMGDYSIPAISESAVLDVFPYFSGDEDELEQLERFNTLKASKPVIAEVEDHMEFVTETEEETI, translated from the coding sequence ATGAGCGCAATTTGGTACGAATGCAAAGTAAAATATAGAAAGACGGACGAAACTGGAAATCAAAAAATGGTAGGCGAAATCTATTTGGTAGATGCTATTTCTTTTACTGAAGCCGAAAGTAGAATTAATGAAGAAATGAAGGCTTATGTGAGTGAGGAATTTAAAATTGCAAATATTAAAGTAGCTAATTATGCCGAAATTCATCCTTTTGAAAATGCCGATAGATGGTTTAAATCAAAAATTTCGTTGATTGCCTATGATGAAGAAAGCGGAAAGGAACGCAAGACCAATATGTATTTTCTAGTACAGGCTAACGATGTTAAAGAGGCTTATGATAATACCGTACATACCATGAAAGGTACGATGGGAGATTATAGTATTCCGGCTATTTCAGAATCGGCTGTATTAGACGTTTTCCCTTATTTTAGTGGTGATGAAGACGAGTTAGAACAATTAGAACGATTCAATACCTTAAAAGCTTCAAAACCGGTGATCGCAGAAGTGGAGGATCACATGGAATTTGTAACAGAGACCGAAGAGGAAACAATATAA
- a CDS encoding sulfite exporter TauE/SafE family protein, with protein MENLALFILLALLAEILGTVGGFGSSLFFVPIASYFLDFHSVLGITALFHVSSNITKIAFFRKGFDKKLLLTIGVPAVLFVIIGSFISKYIETKILEIALAAFLILISVFFLVFKNISIKPTLSNSILGGTLSGLIAGLLGTGGAIRGMTLAAYNLKMEVFIATSAIIDLAIDSSRSFVYTYNGYVHQHDLYLIPILLAVSIVGTYIGKKILSRISETQFKSIVLVLILITGLITLFKIIFK; from the coding sequence TTGGAAAATCTAGCCCTATTCATACTATTAGCGTTACTAGCTGAAATTTTAGGAACCGTAGGAGGATTTGGTTCTTCTTTATTCTTTGTCCCAATTGCTAGTTATTTTTTAGATTTTCATTCTGTTTTAGGGATTACTGCGCTTTTTCATGTATCGAGTAACATCACTAAAATTGCTTTTTTTAGAAAAGGATTTGACAAAAAACTACTGCTCACCATAGGTGTCCCCGCAGTTCTTTTTGTGATTATAGGATCGTTTATCAGTAAATACATTGAAACTAAAATACTTGAAATTGCGCTTGCAGCTTTCTTAATCCTAATCAGTGTGTTTTTTCTTGTTTTTAAAAACATTAGTATCAAGCCAACTCTTTCTAATTCCATACTGGGCGGAACCTTGTCTGGATTAATTGCAGGATTACTAGGAACAGGTGGAGCCATTAGAGGAATGACCCTAGCGGCTTACAACCTAAAAATGGAAGTCTTTATTGCAACCTCTGCCATTATTGATTTGGCCATTGATTCCAGCAGAAGTTTTGTATATACCTATAACGGCTATGTTCATCAACACGATTTGTACCTCATCCCTATTTTACTTGCCGTTAGTATTGTAGGAACCTATATAGGCAAGAAAATTCTAAGTCGAATTTCGGAAACACAATTCAAATCGATTGTTTTAGTTTTGATTTTGATTACAGGTCTTATTACTCTTTTTAAAATAATCTTCAAATAA
- the trpA gene encoding tryptophan synthase subunit alpha, whose product MNRIEQKLQEDKKILSIYFSAGYPNLNDTVQIIQDLEKNGIDLIEIGLPFSDPLADGPTIQASSTAALHNGMTTQILFDQLAAIRKTVSIPLIIMGYFNPMLQYGVEAFCQKCAEIGIDGLIIPDLPVAVYAEEYKAIFDKYGLINIFLITPQTSDERIRFIDSVSSGFIYMVSSASVTGSSAGFGNVQEDYFKRIADMNLKNPQIVGFGINNAETFNQATQYAKGAIIGSAFIKHLSEEGTTKIADFVKAIR is encoded by the coding sequence ATGAACAGAATCGAACAAAAATTACAAGAAGACAAAAAAATACTATCCATCTATTTCTCGGCGGGATATCCAAATCTAAATGATACGGTACAAATTATCCAAGACTTAGAAAAAAATGGCATCGACTTAATTGAAATTGGTTTGCCTTTTAGCGATCCATTGGCTGATGGACCAACCATTCAAGCGAGTTCTACAGCAGCTTTGCACAACGGAATGACCACTCAAATCCTGTTTGACCAATTGGCAGCTATCCGTAAAACCGTTTCTATTCCGTTAATTATCATGGGCTATTTCAACCCGATGTTGCAATATGGTGTGGAAGCTTTTTGCCAAAAATGTGCCGAAATTGGCATCGACGGATTGATTATCCCTGATTTACCAGTGGCAGTTTATGCCGAAGAATACAAGGCTATTTTTGACAAATACGGCCTAATCAACATCTTTTTGATTACCCCACAAACTTCTGACGAGCGCATTCGTTTTATTGACAGTGTTTCCAGCGGATTTATTTATATGGTAAGTTCAGCGAGTGTAACGGGATCTTCCGCTGGTTTTGGAAACGTACAAGAAGATTATTTCAAACGCATTGCCGACATGAATCTGAAAAACCCACAAATTGTAGGTTTTGGAATCAACAATGCAGAAACTTTCAATCAAGCTACCCAATACGCCAAAGGCGCCATTATTGGTAGTGCTTTTATCAAACACCTATCCGAAGAAGGAACAACAAAAATTGCCGATTTTGTGAAAGCGATTAGATAG
- a CDS encoding gamma-glutamylcyclotransferase family protein: MEKLFAYGTLKDKHIQETIFGRTLSGVPDRLIGFVINYIEIEEEFGLEKYPIITATDNPDDIVTGIVYDITEEDVNRADTYEGLHYKRIEVTLESLQTAWAYIVTN, translated from the coding sequence ATGGAAAAATTATTTGCTTACGGAACATTAAAAGACAAACATATTCAAGAAACAATATTTGGACGCACTTTATCAGGTGTTCCAGATCGATTGATTGGATTTGTTATCAATTATATCGAAATCGAAGAAGAATTTGGTTTAGAAAAATATCCTATTATTACGGCGACTGATAATCCAGATGACATCGTAACAGGAATTGTCTATGATATTACTGAAGAAGATGTAAATCGCGCCGACACCTACGAGGGTTTGCACTACAAACGAATTGAAGTAACCCTGGAGTCGCTACAAACCGCTTGGGCTTATATTGTTACCAATTAA